TATTTTAGAATCAGTTCTCCTACTTGTACCTATTATTACATAATTTACAACTTATCAATTCACTATCTTCACCCAATTCAACGCTGAAGCTCTTTTACAACAATCAATCTATTCAAATGGTAACTCTAACCTCTAACTAGCTAACTTCATTAATAGAATCTATCACCACCCATAACATTTACTCTAGAGGCATTTGCAACCATCAAATTGgcaaaatcaaataacaaaatctTTCGAAAAAATGATGTTACGCATCTAAATTCATAGCGAACAGCGAGATAACTGATATTCAATATAGGTTATTAGACAACTCCTTTGTTACCCCAACATATCATCAAATAACTAATACGAATTCGGATTGTCTTGAATATTAGGTGGATTTAAATGAAGGATAAAAGCCATGAATCATTATCCCAAATCATTCTCATCCCAACATATTGCTCCCTCTCACCACGCCCAAAATATATCACCCATCATCACTTTACCACGCATGGATCGGTTTCATAATTCTCCACCAAATCCTTGTAATATCACACTGACAATCAAAATTCCAGACATTGTGATTTGCATGGACTTCTCATCAAATGCATCAAGAAATTCGGAAAACCTTAGAATCTCACAATTAATTTACCCCAACTACAAAAAGTTGGATCAGTCCAATCCTCTCTTATTTCCATTACACCCTTCAGTCTTGCTTTGCCATATCTCAAAGAACAGCATTCCACAAGATGACAATGAAGAATACCTATTAACCAGCAATTTTAACGAAGGGCCTGAAAACAATTCCAACCTTTTGTGTTTATCACTTTCGAACCAATTtggtcaagatgatttcaatttgaaatttttctcCACTAAGCTTTTAAGCACCAATGAAGATTCTCTTTATTTAATAAGAAGCACACCACACATCAATTTCAATTCTATAGAATACAAttcttttgtaaataaaaattataataagataataaaataaaatagaagaatagagccataataaatctaaaacaaagtttaaaagaaaaaagattacTAACAGGGCATTCTTATCTTATTTGGCCAAAAACTATATTAAATCACTAAAATAAGATAtctaataaaatacaacatgcaTATATTTTACTTTAGTTGTACTCATAGGCATGTATTAAGATCATCTTATGGAAATCATGCCAAATATAAGTGTTTCACATTAGCAGGACTTAGGGCAACACTTAAGATAAGAGAGAGCCAAGAAGCATTTGACCTCAAGCAATGAAGTTGGAGCCTTtcggcatcattagaacaagcaAGCCAAAGTGGACGAACTACGGGCACTGACCCACCTTACCCATTGTATGTCAATTCTAGAAACTTTCGGGctccttatgcccataaggtGATTCGAGCTAATTTAGGGCCTTAAGGCAAGACTTATGCCATGGATGCGCAGAGATCATCGAGGAGCTTGGCCACAACATACGTTTATAAGAATGGGTAGCAAAAACTATCCGGCCTAAGATGCAGGGCTTGACTTGTAGTAAGTATTCCCATAAGGCTCGTGACCATCTTCCATCTCCCTTACAGCCCTTACACGTAAGCAACCCATAGCCCGTAAACAGtgaatgtataaataaatttatgaggATATTGTAGGGCCATTCTCTATTCTATTCCTTTTTATTCTTTGGGGTGAATTTTGGAGGTGGAGTTAGGGAGAAAGGGACAAATCTCCAGCAACTAAGGAGTGATTTGACATTcagatctacattcaaggggattgaagatcgtgGCAGTCAAGCTCCTTGCCGGTGATACGTGGAAGCTTTTCAAGCAACTCCTCGGATTCTTCAAGGTTGAAAGGGTTTCATGGTTCTCATATTTTTCCTCCATTGGCcatatcttgaatgcttgccctcttTCTCGGAGAGCTAATTTATAGATACTTGGGCATAgataaactctagggtttatattttgacattggttattagatctttgatgctttgaatgtttttcttatttgcaatctcatctatttgagtctaattgtgtttgaatgcttgaagTTTCTAACAGGGTGAAAGCCTAGCTATATATTTTATCTTGCCTCATGTGAGAAGAAAttccacctagcatagacttgcgTAATTTGAGAGGGATGGTAGGTACATCTGGTTaagggtatctaggagactttgtctcctaCCATCTTTGATGGATTAGTGTTAATCTCTTTAACATAATCGTGAAGTGGAGAGAATCGTATTTCCCTTGGAAcagggataatctctctctcaGGAGATTATGTACTTAAAAGATTATCATTAGCCCATAATAGGTTTCATAgagttaatgcaattgtgtggtTGTCTATATTAGCTCTGCACTATTATTGATTACACTTCACTtaagaaattagggttttgtataattaagaaaccttttggttcaaataggattttTTAGATAACTATTATACTGTACCTCCAACCCTAGAGGATCTTGTGCGGACATCCTTTCTTCCTCGACTTCTCTCCTATCACTTTCTgtatattccttttttttttgcttttgttcacacacacaccaCTCGTTCTTTCaggctattttttgggtttagagtcattactagtattcacatTTTCCTGTGGACCGTCTACGCGCCGCACACTTTATGTCTAGCCAGCACATACACTTGTGTCCTATCAATATCTTACATAACATTTTTGAACTGAATTACTTTTCCACAATGCAAGTAAGTGGAAAGCCCTTTTCAATCATGATATCATTATAAATATGCCAAAAGAACCTAAAGTGTAGATATTTTTTCCCAccaaattgtttcttaacaaaTGGCCAAATTCTTGTACAATTATCATTCTCCAAAAAATCCAATTTCAATCCAAAGGAATCAATGAATCAATTTCTACCAGGTTTCTCTTTATCCTtagcaacatatatatatataatcattctTCTTTGTATTACTAAACCAATATAATAAACACAAGAGATATATCAAAGAAGAGCAAGAGAAGATGTTGGAAGGCAAAGTATTGATCCAAAACACAGACATGCCTCCAAAGATTCAACCCCAAGCCATGTCTTTAGCCTCTGAAGCTCCAGatcttttctatgttttttactGCAAGAACATTGCAGCTCATATCAAGAAGGTCCTTACTTCTTCTACCAATGCatttcatttcttcattttcttttctttttttcatatttaattattatgattattatttcgGTAGAAGTTTGACATGATCAATAGACCTGGATGGTAGTGTGTTGTAGGCTCAAACTTTGGATGTTTTTCACTCACACTCAGGGAACTTTCATTTATTTCTGTTTGaaaactctttattttcttatcttcaaaGGAGCTTCATCTTCTGAACAATTAGGACTTATTGGATCTTAgaacaagaagagaagaaaacagatTTCTTGTTTAATATCTCTTTACTAATGTACAACTACAATAAAGTTACTCTATAAACTGCACAATATCATAAGTGTGAAATAATATATAGAGTTATTAGTAGCATGttttattatcaaatttatttatttttttaaatggtttaaTTGTACTCAATTTGGTTATAAATTTAATGTTCTTTAGAAGTGGCAGCATGATTCTTTGATGAAGTTCACAAGTATGGCACCAGATACCAACCAAAAAATATGCAAACTAATAATTAAGTGTAGCTGTTGTTGGTTGGAGTTCTTTACAGTATTTTCAACTTTATCATATTCTCCGTGACTTAAATTTATTCAGTTAAgacttaatttgttttatattttcaagGAACGAAAATCATGAACATCGGAACATTAAGTCAAAACATCTTCTTCATCTATAAAAAGAACtagtataatattaaaaatttattcaacattaattgttaatttaaatCACACAGAGTATTAAACCTCATCAACgcaatcaaacaaaatataatccACAACTTGGCTAACAATttgctcttcttcatcttgaaaACAACTTCATTTCTCCAAGCAAATGTTCCACTTGGCACTTAGTGTAATTCCATCTCTTTCTAACTAGTATTATGATAAAATATGCTaatgattcttttcttttcatgtatcaaatattttatttatcctGCATTATATTTCAATTCAAGTGCACCTAGAACTTGATCAAATAACCATGGATGGTGGGTAATGCCCAACCTCAATCCATCTGCAATGACATTGAGGTACGAAACCACAGTAATAACAATTTTTTCCTCATTTTATTAATCAATCTAAAAACATACAGTTATTTGGAGAAAAAATTTCACAACTACAACCATCACTAAAAAAACCTCAAATCATAGCAAAATTGTTAATAAAATCCCacattgaaatttttgtttggagAATACCTTAAATCTCAATTTGTATTATGTTGGATTACTTTGTTAAATGAAAACCTATCAAATTCAAAGTAGCACAATGAAAACCTATCAAATCCATGGATCgtacaataagaaaaataccTAAAATTATAGgatttcttcctttcttcttgttaTCAATTCCCGCTCTTTATACACAAGGATGATTTTAGTAAATTCAGCTATTTAAGCCACCATGCACAAACTCAATTAAGAGTAGGATCAAAGCTGCTTATCCTGCAAAATTAGAAAAGAATCATTAGCATCCACTTTATCATTAGAAATCAACTTGATTAGATATAAAGAAAGCTCACGTCAACTTGATTAGCATTAGCATTCCAGTTCCTCTCTTCTCCAACAAAGGGTGATTGTCCTAATCTTTTATGCTATTTCCAATTTTTGGCCTCGAATAATGATTTTGAGATTGATTTTGGATCTAcgataggaaaataaaaaatgcattcATCAGAGGATTATTTCATGCAATTGAGATACCTTTTATCAAGGATGCATGAAGTAATTACTCACCACAGAGATATGAGATGAAGcaaataatgaaatgaaaactcACATTTATGTCACCACGTACCCAGCTCTGTTTTTCACCAAATAATTTTGACGCAATCCCTTGTTTAACTTTCAAAATGGCTTCTGGTACACATTATgctaggaaaaaaattaaattagctacattaaaaaaaaaagtaatattgtAAATCCAATAGACTTAGCCAATGAATGAGAACTAGCTTGAACAACATATTTTGGATTCTTAAACTGAAATTGCTAACAGAGTAAGTTTGACAACAACCTCAACAACCAAAACATTGCATTAATGACTTGGTTGAATGAAGCCCATGAGTGAAAGACAGTGTTCAATTCGTCTGTGAACTACTTTCCATACTTGTAGTTTTTGCTagtacaaaagaaaagatgagtgcataATAGGCAAACAAAGGAGAAGAACATAGAGATTGATATTCAGGTTGGTGGGTCATCTTCTTGTCTCAAGAGTCTATTTTTGAGGGTCCattagatgctaaaatcattgGGCTGAATGTAAAGGAGGACTAGATATCATCATGCCTTACCTATAAAAAACCAAGACCTGTATGAAACTCTAATCTTTGACACTTGTTCTAGATCTTGTCCAATTTTTAACTTATTACTATTCATACTTTGATAAAAGTCATCAAATCGGCAAAGATCACATTGCTTTTGGTTATTGGGATAAAAGAGTGTCTTATCTAAATCAGAATCAAGGTTTCGATCCTCCAAACTAACTACAGTAACACTTCTCACATCCTATAGGTCCTTGAACCAAGGAAAGCTTCTCAATATTTTGTCTTTCTTTACTTTATGTTGGTCTCATggtcattaattaataaattagtgcCATCAAAATGAATGAAAGACTAAGCAACAAAGACAAGCATGATGTTCGGCtagtgaaaacaaagaaaatcattatCCAAATAGGGTTCAATGGATGAAAGGgagaaagatagagagagatTAGAGAATGAAACCCAAAGAGAGAAGCTCGTGAGAGGAAGGCGAGCAAAAACGAGGACAATGACGACAATAATGACGAGGAGATGGAGTTGGTGAAGGTGGATGCGTTGTTGCTATGAGGAGAGatggccttcttcttcttcttcaagagtttcttcttcagGTGTTTGGCAAAGATGAGTGGGGGATGAGAGTGACCAGATCAGCTATGACTTAGACCCTATGTGTGTGTGACAAAGATGAGTCAAAGAGTTCATTGAAGCAAAAGATCGAACAGCTCCAACGCAGAAAAGAATGGGAAAAAGATCAAACACCTTGTGAACGGGATTAAGACTCTTTGTTGAAGGATAGTTTGTAGTGCGCGACGGAGTTCTGGATCCTGTCTTGCTACTCGATCAGTGAGTCTTCTCGCTGGTGAGGAGGTGATGGTAGTGCTATTACTGATGATGTTGATCTGCTCTTCCTAAGCTTCTTGTGGACCACTCTTAGCCTTGTAAGGATGTGACGATAGGTTTTTGGTCTGGCGACGACCAGGGAAGGGACGGTTGGAGAGCCAATGGTTGGTGACAAACTTTGCCCTAAACTTTGGTAAAAGGGAGAAAGTTAAATTTTGGTAAAAGTGAAAAGAACTTTGgtaaaaagggaaaaagttaAACTTTGgtaaaaagggaaaaagttaAACTTTGGTTAAGGCTAAATAAGCAtaacttcatttttaaatttaatatgaaaatattaaggTAATATGGAAAATAGTTGTGGGACTAATAACcaaatttaatacttaattaagaAATTACTCATGtaattaatactttaatatatatatatatcttaaatttatcaatttttgattaaaaaaatgaaataacttaGTATTctatatgataattaataacaaagcTCTATTCACAAATGACAAcacataaacatatttatataaattcaaagataaagtattctatattatcattaatttaatttagaatATCTTagtaggtatatatatatatatatatatatatatataaaaagatatatatagtaTTGTATGGCATCATCATTTTATCCAAATTTCGACGTAAAGTACATTTAATAACtctaaaaactatataatataaaaaaattttttggaaattgtataaattttaaaaaaaatttaaataaaattaaaatccgtAGCAACTTTGTTACAATTATATTGCAACTTTATAATGTCATAATTCCATTGTAAGTTTCTATTGCAAATTTGCAATAGGATCATTCCGTTGCAAATTCCTGTTGCAAAATTGTAATGTCTTTGTATACATTGATAGTCCGTTGCAAAGTTGTCGCAAAATTTCTCCCGCGCACTTCtttccatatttttataatagaaaTTTATGCCATTGCCAATCTGTTGCAAACCTATCACAAAATAGGTTGCAAATCTATTTCAAAATCACTCCTATTATTTTTGCAATAAATTTTTTGTCTCGTCACAAAATTCATTGCAAATTTTCAATGTCGTTGCAAAGCTATTCCAATTCTATTGCAAAAGTGCAATGGAATTCATCAGTTGCAAATATTTGTTGCAAaactgtaatttttttgtaatgacCTTGATTGGACAAGATTGCCATCATCCGCACTTGCTAAAGTGTTTAACTCATATCACCATACTTCTCAATATCAAATTCAATTGACATCATTGAGTTCATAATGATAAATCAACTAAATCACCATATCACCAACTAATGTATTCATAGTACCAAGACATAGATTGATGGTATATGTGTGAAACAAGAATGGAGATGCCACAGAAAATGGAAACCAAGgcataaatatgattttgttaGGATTTTGAAGAAAACATGGGGTAAAGAAGAACTCATGCAAAGGGataatttctcaaaatataaatcaaactcTATTAATCAAAAGAGCACcatgtttataaataaaacataaagcaaCCAAACctagaaaaatttacaaaaatttgcAAATATACCCCTAAGATATTTGCTAATTAAGGTGAGATGAGAGACATCCATAACAATATCCTTTCATGTGAAATGaaaaggatatatataaatattcacaaaaactattttttaaatctctcttttatgaattttttatttttgatttttttgggtAATGCTAAAGGTAAGAAAAAGGATTCAACACCTCAAAATGTGTACACTGGTGAAAGAGCATGAATGTGTACACTGGTGAAAGAGCATGAGGAAGAAAACAGTTAAATCTTGGGAGAAGAGTAACATTAAAACCATATGCTTGTGGAGCGAAGTTTCTCTAAAGATAGCATTTGGGAAGTGCCTCTCTATCTCTATcattagtattagtgtttttaaAATCCTTTCTATATTGTATCAATTTTTCATGTTTCCTCTAATTCTTCAAATAGGAAGTACTAGCACTGCCCCAATGGGGATcacatataattaaaattgtaGTCAAGTTGAAAAATGAGgtggaaaatttttattaaactcCTTTAGAAACTAATATTTATGATTGAGTCTATCTTCAACAAtcaaatttcttatttaatgCCTAATCTAAGCCAAATCTAAGCATATGATGAGTGTTATTGAGTCATGTTAAGTATGACCGACTAATTGCATAGCCCTACTAGAAACAATATGAAGCAAGTCGAAGATGATCTAGtgaaacaattataaaaaatttaacccaAGCCACTCATTAAAATTGAAGATACTATCTACTCTTCGTttcgtttttttcttttacataaaGTGAACAAACTAGTCACCTCAATCAATGTTATAGGAAGGAATTAATACCTCAACCTTTGTTTAGTAATTGAAAGAACTACCATGATAGGTTTTTTAATAAGCAAGTAGGGTTGCTtatttgttattgattttttaagtgtgtataaatatatatataatcctttttccttcttcaaataTATCTCAAAAGATGTGATAGTTCATGtgtccaaagaaaaaaataaataaataaaaaaagggtgtCACATGTTATACAAGTCCATATTGGTCAAGCATGAGGGTAGTTGGACAATTTAAATGATTTGCAAAAAATTGGTCCTTTAtgtgtttaatatatatattgttataaacaaatattttaatggatgcccattgtagcaatttcactgtagtagtCGGCATCACTATAGCAACTTCTAGATATTACTGTAAAAGTCGCAACAATGTAGCAGCCGCCATGTGGCACTGTAGCAGCCGACggtactgttactattccaccaatCCGGGTATTTTGGATCGTCGGATCAAAtcgatcctggccgttcattcaactcttgtaaccctataaataccccctcatttgtataatttgtgaaaagagagaaagagaaggaaaagagagaaataaaagaagaaagaagaaaaagaataagttaattcttcagggtttttTGGGTTTTGGGTAAATGctctggctctctattcttattactatctttacatttataacatatattcttaacacgttatcagcacgaatttgctcatatgattttaattttctttgactcatctaatatatatattatatatgtggaatccatttctaacactGAATGCAGGAAGGATCGACAGGTAACATAAtactagcaaaccatacattttattcagtcaacaatacataagattttctttgaagcatacataaaaaacatacagtactaaagccactaaggctaatattaccagtacttttaaaataaacaagaaaaacaataatattattattacaatgagattttccatcaaatccaaattatcAAGCATCATCTTTTCCTAAGTTTTCGCGGCGACCCTCCGATCCCGGCGATCGTTGACAAAATCAGGTAAAAATCTGCCgggccctttttctcttctccgtcGCCCTTCTCACTACTCCGCCAGCCCCTTCGAGTTTCTCCATCGGCAACTCGGCCGGCTTTTTCTCCGTCGGCCCCCTACTTTCTTCTCTCCCCTATCTttacttcttctttccttttaacttataatcactttcaaacaaattttaattcccaatgATGCAATAATTGCAGCGTATGAATAGTACtgtatacatgaatagtactaTAGATATGAATAGTATTATACATGAATAGCACCATACATATGAACAGTATagatgctttatattttattctgtactctctattctaattacatgctatattattattttgaagaaaaatggcaaatattgcaaaaagagaattcgagGCCTTTCAAATCTCGCGGAGCAATTATATAGCCtggagcctcgatatcaagctccatctgaaagcAAGAAACCTGAGTAGAactattgaggctaataacaatgagcctagtgataataaggcgaaggtcttaatatttataaagcatcatattgatgatggcctgaagaatgaatacttcaccattgaggatccacaggaattgtggttatccctgaaagaaagatttgagcatctcagaatggtctacttgcccaaagcacgtaatgattggtcaagcctcaggtttcaagattttaaaagcgtgcaagaatataattccgagctatttaaaattgtttcagtACTACGTCTCTGTGGAGAAACAGTGACAGAaggaatgatgctcgagaaaacatttacaacatttcacgcacgaaatgttatattacaacaacaatatagagaaaagaattttacaaaattctctgaattaatttcttgtctccttgtggcggagcaaaacaatgaattattgatgcagaatcatcaatctcgaccatctgGATTAGCACCACTgccagaaattaattttgggcaaaaaagatggcgtggtcgcggtgctagttttaaaaaccgcggtggacgaggaaattatggtggtcgaggactacGGGGTCGTGGTAGGGgccgaaataatatcggaccatGCGATACCagaattgatgtacatcaacaaaaataacaaagccacaagatgggATCAGAGACAAAGAAGGATACATGCTATCGTTGTGGCCTGGAAGGCCATTGGTCCAGAATTTGCAGCACCCCTAaacattttgtccatctttaccaagaatcacttaaaaacaagaaaggtaaagatattgagacaaattttacTGACAACCCCATATTTGATCCAATAGagaataattctataaataatttaaatgtaactgaaaatacatatttagatatgtcagatttccttatagactagtttgtaatatgtctttatgttttattaaattatgtttttcttttgttttgttagaatatggctgatgatgaatgcattattgattgcgggacaacgcatactattttgacaagaaaaatatattttatatccttatcaatgagaaaggcatgtatagccacaatagcatGGTCATCAGACCTGGTTGAAGGTTCTGGAGAAGCAGCATTGATGTTACCAAATGGAATATC
This portion of the Dioscorea cayenensis subsp. rotundata cultivar TDr96_F1 chromosome 3, TDr96_F1_v2_PseudoChromosome.rev07_lg8_w22 25.fasta, whole genome shotgun sequence genome encodes:
- the LOC120250438 gene encoding LOW QUALITY PROTEIN: dynein light chain LC6, flagellar outer arm-like (The sequence of the model RefSeq protein was modified relative to this genomic sequence to represent the inferred CDS: inserted 1 base in 1 codon; substituted 1 base at 1 genomic stop codon) — its product is MLEGKVLIQNTDMPPKIQPQAMSLASEAPDLFYVFYCKNIAAHIKKKFDMINRPGWXCVVGSNFGCXFTHTQGTFIYFCLKTLYFLIFKGASSSEQLGLIGS